Genomic window (Jeotgalibaca ciconiae):
TCCAAAATATGCAAGAGCAATTGGTGTAGATGTAGATGAGTTACTGCTTTCACAACCTGACACGGGTGAACAAGCCCTTGAAATCGCAGATGCGTTAATTTCTTCGGGAGCAATTGATATTGTAGTTATTGACTCTGTAGCAGCATTAGTGCCGCGTGCAGAGATCGAAGGAGAAATGGGAGATTCCCATATGGGGCTTCAAGCTCGATTAATGTCCCAAGCATTACGTAAGCTATCCGGATCAATTAATAAAACAAAAACAACTGCTATTTTTATTAACCAAATCCGTGAAAAAATTGGAATTATGTTTGGTAACCCAGAAACAACGCCGGGTGGCCGTGCACTAAAATTCTATTCAACAGTTCGTTTAGAAGTTCGTCGGGCAGAACAAATCAAAAATGGCGTAGAAGTTGTTGGGAACCGTACGAAGATAAAAGTGGTAAAAAACAAAGTTGCTCCACCTTTTAAAGTAGCTGAAGTAGATATCATGTATGGAGAAGGAATCTCTATTATCGGTGAAATTGTCGATATGGCTTCAGAGAAAGATATTATCAATAAAAGTGGTTCTTGGTATTCTTATAAAGAAACAAGAATAGGCCAAGGACGAGAAAATGCTAAGAAGTATTTAGTAGAAAACCCTGAAGTTCGGGAAGAAATCGAACGAAAAGTTCGTGCTGAATATGGAATTGGTGAATTGTTGCCAGAAGATATGATAGATGAAACTAATAATGACTCAATTGAATTGTTAGACGAAGAATAAAAATTAAACAAAAGGAGAGCATTCATTTGCTTTCCTTTTTTTAACTTCTCTGTTTTTTGTCATTAGAATTGTACAAGTCCCCTTAAGTTTTGCTATCAAAGTCCAGCTCCCCAATCCTAGCTTATTGAAAAAAGATAAATTTGTCCTATGGTGAGCTTGTCTCACTTTTCTCATAGACTAGGGGATTATAAGTTCAGCCATCAATGTCTAGCTCCCAAGTCCTGACCTAGTGAAAAAAAGATAAATTTGCCCCATTGCGCGCTTCGCTGCTCATTCAGGGTCAAATTTCCTGTTTTTTCATAGGTCAAGGCGGACTTGTCCGCTTTTCTTATTTTAGAATAGCTTAGAACTATAATTTGATTGACAGTATGCTCAACAAAGTTTAAAATTGGTATATGTGTAAGTCCCAATACTACACATACTTTAGAAAATATTTTTAATTTTTTTAACGACAAACTAAATAGATACGGAGGTGAATTTATGGAGTTGTTTGAAATTGCCTTCGCTATCATAGCTTTAATTGTTGGTGTCGTTATCGGATATTACTATCGGAAATCGAATCATGAAAAAGAACTAGCAGGAGCAAGAAATACAGCAGCCTCAATCCTTGAAGAAGCAGAAAAAGATGCTGAAACAAAGAAAAAAGAGGCAATGTTGGAAGCGAAGGAAGAAAGCCATCAATACCGTTCTACAATTGAAGAAGAGCTTCGCGAAAGAAGAAATGATCTTCTCAAACAAGAAAATCGAGTAATTCAAAAAGATGAAAATTTGGATCGTAAAGATAATTCTTTATCAAAACGCGAAAAAGCGATTGAACAAAAAGAAGAAAATCTTGCTAAGAGAAATCAAACTTTAATAGCCGAAGAAAATCGGATTCAGGATATTATTGAAGAACAACAACAAGAGCTTGAACGAATTGCTACCATGTCACGAGATGATGCAAAAACGATTATCATGAAAGAAACGGAAGAACAGTTAACATATGAACGTGCGATACTAGTCAAGGAATCTGAACAACGTGCGAAAGATGAATCAGAAAGAAAAGCTAAAAATATCATCTTACAAGCAATTCAACGTAGTTCAGCGGATTTAGTATCTGAAGCGACAGTTTCTGTTGTTACATTACCAAATGATGATATGAAAGGTAGAATTATCGGCCGAGAAGGAAGAAATATTCGAACTCTAGAAACTCTTACAGGAATTGATTTGATTATCGATGATACTCCTGAAGCAGTAGTGTTAAGTGGGTTTGATCCAATTCGCCGAGAAACTGCTAAGATTGCATTGGAACGCTTAATTCAAGATGGAAGAATTCATCCAGCTAGGATTGAAGAAGCTGTTGATCGAGCTCGTAAAGAAATGGATGAACGCATCAGAGAAATCGGTGAACAGGCTACATTTGAAGTCGGTATTCACTCGTTACATCCTGACTTAATCAAGATTCTTGGAAGAATGTATTTCCGTACTAGCTACGGTCAAAATGTTTTAAATCACAGTATTGAAGTTGCTAAGTTAGCAGGCATAATGGCTGCTGAATTAGGAGAAGATATTACATTAGCGAAAAGAGCTGGGCTGCTCCATGATATTGGTAAGGCACTTGATCATGAAATAGAAGGATCTCACGTTGAAATCGGTGCAGAAATTGCACAGAGATATAAAGAAAATGCTGTTGTTGTGAACGCAATTGCATCCCATCATGGAGATGTAGAACCAACTAACATCATTTCTGTTCTAGTAGCGGCAGCAGATGCATTATCAGCTGCGCGACCAGGAGCAAGAAGTGAATCATTGGAAAATTATATTCGCAGGCTAGAAAGACTAGAAGGAATTGCAAATGAATTTGAAGGTGTTGCAAATAGCTTTGCTATTCAAGCAGGTCGAGAAATTAGAATTATGGTAAACCCAGAGAATGTAGATGATTCTCATGCAATTTTAATGGCGCGCGATATTAAAGCAAAAATCGAAGAAGAATTAGACTATCCGGGACACATCAAGGTTACGGTTATACGCGAAACCAGAGCAATAGAATATGCAAAATAATAAATTAGAAGACTGGGACTAAGTGTCCTGGTCTTTTTTAGATGAAAAAATTGGGGTTTTCGTTACAAAAGAAATATTCCTGCTATAAAAAGAATCTGCTATTATTGATAACTATGCAAAAAAACAAATTATTGTTAATATAAAGGAATAAGTGAAATGTAGAGATGAGGAAAAATATACAATGAAACTGTTATTTATCGGGGATGTAGTTGGTTCAATTGGTAGAAATATGTTAAGTGAGAGCCTTCCAGCATTAAAAAGAAAATACCGTCCCCAATTTACCATTGTGAATGGAGAAAATGCTGCAGCCGGAAGAGGTATAACTGAAAAAATATATAAAGAATTTTTACAATCAGGAGTAGACATCATTACAATGGGAAACCATACATGGGATAATAAAGATATCTTTACATTCGTGGACAATGAAAAAGTAAAATTATTGCGACCTGCAAATTTCCCTGAAGGAACGCCAGGAATTGGGTACAAAATTATTGCCATCAACCAACAAAAAATTGCCGTTATCAATATGCAAGGAAGGGCGCTAATGAATAGTTTAGATGATCCTTTCCGTAAAATGGATGAAATTCTTAAAATAGTAAAAAGTGAGACGAATTGTATTTTTGTAGATTTCCATGCCGAAACTACAAGTGAAAAACAGGCAATGGGCTGGTATTTAGATGGACAGGTTTCAGCGGTCGTTGGCACACACACACACGTTCAGACAAACGATGCACGTATTTTGCCACAAGGAACTGCCTATCTTACCGACGCTGGAATGACTGGGGCTTATGATAGTATTTTAGGTGTGGAAAAAGAAATCATTATAGAAAAATTCATCAGTCAGATGCCGGTGCGCCATGAAATTCCTGAACAAGGACGTAAAATATTAAGCGGGTGCTTTATCGAACTGGATTCTACGACTGGAAAGGCACTGCGGATTGAAAATATTTTGATAAACGACGACCAACCATTCGGGAGTGAATAAATAATGAACGAGAATCGACCAAAAATTGAAGAATCAGTTGATCGAGAATTGGACAAATTGATTGAACTTCTTCAAGATAAAGAAGAGATTATTCGTTATCAAGAAATGGAAAAGAATGTTTCAGAAAATCAGTGGTTGAACCAGATTGTTGAACAAATTAAAGAAAAACAAAAAAACCTAGTCAATTTTGAATATTACGAAAAACCAGAAGCCTATCAGGCGACATTAAAGGAACTTGAAGAACTAAATCGAGAACTAGATGAGAACATTACCGTCAATGCTTACCAAGATTCTCTTTGGGAAGCAAATGAAATTGTTCAGCTTCTGTTCGCTCAAATTCAGGAATCCGTGAATCTATTTGAAGAGATGAATGAGTAAGTAGAAGTAAAGGGTTATTGAGGTGAAAGAATGACACAAAAAACGAAACAAACACCAATGATGGAGCAATACTTCTTGATAAAAGAACAACATCCTGATGCCTTTTTGTTCTATCGTTTAGGGGATTTTTATGAATTATTTCATGAAGATGCTATAAGAGCAGCGAAAATATTAGAAATTACACTAACAAGTAGAAATAAGAATGCGGATAATCCAGTCCCGATGTGTGGAGTTCCGTATCATTCTGCAACAGAATACATTCGTACATTGGTGACAAGTGGATATAAAGTTGCAATTTGTGAACAAATAGAAGATCCAAAAACAACAAAAGGGATGGTAAAACGAGAAGTTGTCCAAGTATTAACTCCGGGAACTTATATGGATGAGAAAGGCAGCAACAGTAACAACTACTTAGTTGCGATTGAGCAGATCGGCGGGATATTTCCTCTCGCTTATGCAGATATCAGCACTGGAGAATTAAGAGTAACGATTCTGGAAAATGAAGATGCAGTAATTAACGAAGTGCAATCCTTACAATCAAAAGAAGTCGTTTTTTCAAGTGAGGAGTATCCACCCATCGCACAGCTACTGGAACAGCAGACGGGAGTGCTTATTTCCAACCAAAATACTCAAGTAACGACTGCTAATTACGAAGAATTATTGGAAGACATCGATGAAGAAAAATGTGAAAGTGTTCTAAAAATACTTTTGGACTATCTTTCTATTACACAAAAAAGAAGCTTATCCCATATACAAAAGGCTATTCGCTATAAACCAGACCAATTTTTAAAGATGGATGCATATGCTAGAAGAAACCTCGAACTAACATTGTCGATTCGAGATCAACAAAAAGCAGGTAGTCTGTTGTGGTTAATGGATCAAACGAAAACTGCGATGGGTGGGCGAAAGTTGAAACAATGGCTGGAAAAACCACTCATTAATAAAACCGAAATTGAATTGCGTCAACAAAAAGTAGAATCATTATTAAATCATTACTTTGAAAGAATGGATATTAATGAAGCATTATCTTCTGTGTATGATCTGGAGCGTCTGGTAGCAAAAGTTTCTTTTGGGAATGTAAATGGACGGGAATTGATCCAATTAAAAACATCTTTGGAACAATTACCATTGATAAAGAATACCTTAGAATCCATTGATGAAAAAGTATGGCAGTCTACTTTGGATAAAATAGAAGAGATGCCCGAACTGCGTAGCCTTATTGAGACTGCTATTATAGAAGATTCTCCCATTTTAATAACAGAAGGAAATGTCATTAAGGACAACTATAATGACATGTTAGACCAATACAGGGATGCTATGAGAAACGGTAAAAAATGGATTGCCGCTCTACAGCAACAAGAACGTGAGAGAACGGGCATTAAAACATTGAAAATTGGCTATAACCGCGTTTTTGGTTATTACATAGAAGTTTCAAAAGCAAATGTTCAACATTTGCCAGAAGGACTGTATGACCGCAAACAGACTTTGACAAATGCAGAACGCTTTATTACACCGGAATTAAAAGAAAAAGAACGAATCATTTTAGAAGCAGAAGAGAAATCTGCTACCTTAGAGTATGAGTTGTTCATCGAAATACGTGAAAAAGTAAAAGCGTACAGTGAATCCTTGCAACAACTAGCAAAACAAATCTCCGAACTGGATGTCCTGCAAAGTTTTGCTGAGATTAGCGAACGATATCATTATACAAAACCAACGATGTCTTCAACGTCAAAAGCTATCAATATTTTAGAAGGACGACATCCCGTTGTGGAAGAGGTTTTAGGGAAAGACCAATACGTCTCAAACCACATTCAAATGGAGGAAGACAATCGTATCTTACTCGTGACGGGACCGAATATGTCGGGTAAAAGTACTTATATGAGACAAGTAGCACTCATTGTCATCATGGCTCAAATGGGATGTTATGTTCCTGCAAATGAAGCGCATTTGCCAGTTTTTGACCAGATTTTCACGAGAATTGGAGCTGCGGATGATCTGTATTCTGGACAAAGTACATTCATGGTTGAGATGGTAGAGACCAACCAAGCTTTGCAATTTGCTACAGAGCGTAGCTTAATTTTATTTGATGAAATTGGGAGAGGTACAGCTACTTATGACGGAATGGCTCTTGCAGAAGCAATTCTAAAACATTTACATCAAAATAAAAAAGGAAAAGTGCTATTTTCTACTCACTATCACGAACTAACAAGCCTTGAGAAAGAACTTTCTGGATTAAGGAATGTTCATGTAGGCGCGATTGAGCAAAATGGAGAATTAGTTTTCTTGCATAAAATTATGCAAGGCCCAGCAGATAAAAGCTATGGTCTGCATGTTGCAAAATTAGCAGGAATGCCTGATTCGCTAATAACAGAAGCGAGACAGATTCTCCATCGTTTAGAAAGCGAAGCGAAAGTGACGAAAGACTCAGTAGCTGAAGCTGATGACACGACTCAGTTATCTTTATTTAGTGAAGTTGAAGTGGATTTGAACGAAAAACAAGTAATCAATGAGATGAAAGACCTAGCAATTGAAAACTTTACACCGATGGATTTAATGTATCAAGTAAACGAATGGAAAAAGATTCTTGAAAAGAAAAAGTGAGGTGACGTGTTTTGACAACAATACGAGAACTTCCAGAACATTTAACAAATCAAATTGCTGCTGGGGAGGTAATTGAAAGACCTTCCTCAGTTGTAAAAGAACTAGTGGAAAATGCGATTGATGCGAAAAGTACTCAAATCGATATTTGGATAGAAGAAGCAGGATTAAAAAAAATAAAAGTAAGTGATAATGGACAAGGAATTTATCCTGACGAAGTTTCCTTAGCTTTTGAAAGACATGCGACCAGTAAAATCTATTCTCAAGAAGACTTATTTCGTATCCATACACTTGGGTTTC
Coding sequences:
- the rny gene encoding ribonuclease Y — protein: MELFEIAFAIIALIVGVVIGYYYRKSNHEKELAGARNTAASILEEAEKDAETKKKEAMLEAKEESHQYRSTIEEELRERRNDLLKQENRVIQKDENLDRKDNSLSKREKAIEQKEENLAKRNQTLIAEENRIQDIIEEQQQELERIATMSRDDAKTIIMKETEEQLTYERAILVKESEQRAKDESERKAKNIILQAIQRSSADLVSEATVSVVTLPNDDMKGRIIGREGRNIRTLETLTGIDLIIDDTPEAVVLSGFDPIRRETAKIALERLIQDGRIHPARIEEAVDRARKEMDERIREIGEQATFEVGIHSLHPDLIKILGRMYFRTSYGQNVLNHSIEVAKLAGIMAAELGEDITLAKRAGLLHDIGKALDHEIEGSHVEIGAEIAQRYKENAVVVNAIASHHGDVEPTNIISVLVAAADALSAARPGARSESLENYIRRLERLEGIANEFEGVANSFAIQAGREIRIMVNPENVDDSHAILMARDIKAKIEEELDYPGHIKVTVIRETRAIEYAK
- the mutS gene encoding DNA mismatch repair protein MutS translates to MTQKTKQTPMMEQYFLIKEQHPDAFLFYRLGDFYELFHEDAIRAAKILEITLTSRNKNADNPVPMCGVPYHSATEYIRTLVTSGYKVAICEQIEDPKTTKGMVKREVVQVLTPGTYMDEKGSNSNNYLVAIEQIGGIFPLAYADISTGELRVTILENEDAVINEVQSLQSKEVVFSSEEYPPIAQLLEQQTGVLISNQNTQVTTANYEELLEDIDEEKCESVLKILLDYLSITQKRSLSHIQKAIRYKPDQFLKMDAYARRNLELTLSIRDQQKAGSLLWLMDQTKTAMGGRKLKQWLEKPLINKTEIELRQQKVESLLNHYFERMDINEALSSVYDLERLVAKVSFGNVNGRELIQLKTSLEQLPLIKNTLESIDEKVWQSTLDKIEEMPELRSLIETAIIEDSPILITEGNVIKDNYNDMLDQYRDAMRNGKKWIAALQQQERERTGIKTLKIGYNRVFGYYIEVSKANVQHLPEGLYDRKQTLTNAERFITPELKEKERIILEAEEKSATLEYELFIEIREKVKAYSESLQQLAKQISELDVLQSFAEISERYHYTKPTMSSTSKAINILEGRHPVVEEVLGKDQYVSNHIQMEEDNRILLVTGPNMSGKSTYMRQVALIVIMAQMGCYVPANEAHLPVFDQIFTRIGAADDLYSGQSTFMVEMVETNQALQFATERSLILFDEIGRGTATYDGMALAEAILKHLHQNKKGKVLFSTHYHELTSLEKELSGLRNVHVGAIEQNGELVFLHKIMQGPADKSYGLHVAKLAGMPDSLITEARQILHRLESEAKVTKDSVAEADDTTQLSLFSEVEVDLNEKQVINEMKDLAIENFTPMDLMYQVNEWKKILEKKK
- a CDS encoding YlbF family regulator, with amino-acid sequence MNENRPKIEESVDRELDKLIELLQDKEEIIRYQEMEKNVSENQWLNQIVEQIKEKQKNLVNFEYYEKPEAYQATLKELEELNRELDENITVNAYQDSLWEANEIVQLLFAQIQESVNLFEEMNE
- a CDS encoding TIGR00282 family metallophosphoesterase, with amino-acid sequence MKLLFIGDVVGSIGRNMLSESLPALKRKYRPQFTIVNGENAAAGRGITEKIYKEFLQSGVDIITMGNHTWDNKDIFTFVDNEKVKLLRPANFPEGTPGIGYKIIAINQQKIAVINMQGRALMNSLDDPFRKMDEILKIVKSETNCIFVDFHAETTSEKQAMGWYLDGQVSAVVGTHTHVQTNDARILPQGTAYLTDAGMTGAYDSILGVEKEIIIEKFISQMPVRHEIPEQGRKILSGCFIELDSTTGKALRIENILINDDQPFGSE
- the recA gene encoding recombinase RecA — translated: MSTNNENRQKALDEALKKIERTYGKGSVMKMGEKVDTEISTVPSGSLALDIALGVGGYPRGRIIEVYGPESSGKTTVSLHAIAEAQKKGGVAAFIDAEHALDPKYARAIGVDVDELLLSQPDTGEQALEIADALISSGAIDIVVIDSVAALVPRAEIEGEMGDSHMGLQARLMSQALRKLSGSINKTKTTAIFINQIREKIGIMFGNPETTPGGRALKFYSTVRLEVRRAEQIKNGVEVVGNRTKIKVVKNKVAPPFKVAEVDIMYGEGISIIGEIVDMASEKDIINKSGSWYSYKETRIGQGRENAKKYLVENPEVREEIERKVRAEYGIGELLPEDMIDETNNDSIELLDEE